The sequence TGACCCTGGTCCTCAAGGCTGCAAGAGGGCTCCCCGGCGGTATTACAGCCGGGACAGACAGCATCGGTATACGTGTTCCAGCCCAGTCTCCGGCCCTCGACCTTGCCAAATGTTACCGGGGACCACTCACCGCTACCAGCGCCAACTTCTCCGGCAAACCTCCGGCACGACATATTAAAGAGCTTGATGAAGAGCTTGTTATGGCGGTGGACCTCGTCATCGACGGGGGATGGACTCCCGGGGTTCAACCTTCAACAGTGCTTAACCTCACCACCACCCCGCCGACCA is a genomic window of bacterium containing:
- a CDS encoding L-threonylcarbamoyladenylate synthase, with amino-acid sequence AWSSKAVDRLVEIKARDYGKPIPLIAGDIIVVSSTAAVLPSIFKLLAEKFWPGPLTLVLKAARGLPGGITAGTDSIGIRVPAQSPALDLAKCYRGPLTATSANFSGKPPARHIKELDEELVMAVDLVIDGGWTPGVQPSTVLNLTTTPPTIIRGGIIGEEVKKFLKELEKKRNW